GGAGGCATGAAGCAGCGGGTCCTGATAGCGATCGCGCTGGCGGGCGGCCCCAAGCTGATCTTGGCTGACGAGCCGACCAGCGCCCTGGATGTGACCGTCCAGAAGGTGATTTTGGACCATTTGGAGCGCTTGCGCGAAGCGCTCGGCATAGGGTTGGCGCTCGTCACCCATGACCTGGCCGTGGCCCTTGACCGCTCCGACCGGATCGTGGTCATGAAAGACGGCCGGGTCGTGGAGCAAGGAGGGCGCGACCTCATCCTGGAACGCGCCGCCAGCGGCTACACGCGCCAACTGCTTGCCGCCACCCCCGCCTGGCACGCCGGCCGCCTTCGCCCCACCCTGGCCGGGACCGCCCCAAGGACCGCCGGCGCCCTGCCACCCGCCATCCGCGCCCTGGGCCTGGTCAAACGCTATCCGCTCCGGGGCAAAGCCGGCGGCGAGGTGCGGGCCCTTGACGGGGTCGACTTCACGGTGCAAGCGGGCGCCGTGCACGCCATCGTCGGAGAATCGGGGGCGGGAAAATCCACCCTCGCCGCCGCGCTGGTGGGGTTCACGGCGCCCGACGAAGGCCTAATCGAGATCGAGGGGCGGCCGATCTCCGGCCTGCGCCGACGCGAACTGCGCGAAGTGCGGCGACACCTCCAATACGTCTTCCAAAACCCGAACACCTCCCTCGACCCGCGCTTCACCGTGGCGCGTCTCGTGGCGGAACCGCTCCAGGCCTTCGGGTTGGTCAAAGACCGAGCACGGCTGCGCGACCGGGTGCGCGAGTCGCTCCACTCGGTGGCCTTGGACGACTCCTACCTGGACCGGACGCCCGCGCAGCTTTCCGGCGGCCAACGCCAGCGCGTCGCCATAGCACGTGCCCTGGCCCTGCGCCCCCGCGTGATCGTTCTGGACGAGCCGGTCAGCGCGCTCGACGTGTCGGTCCAAGCGCAGATACTGCAACTCCTGGTGGATCTCCGAGCCGAGTTGGGTCTGACCTATGTCTTTGTGTCCCACGACATTGGCGTGGTCAAACTGCTTTCAGACCAGATCACCGTCATGAAAGACGGCCTAGTGGTGGAGGAGGGCCCAGCCCAGCGGGTGCTGGCGGCGCCGAGCCACTCTTACACCCGGGAACTGCTGGACGCGGTGCCCGGGCGGCACCTGGCCAAGGGGCCGGGTCCCAAGGCAGACGAGAGGAAAGACCAATGACCGAAACAACCAGTTCGATCGAGCAGGAACGTCCCAGCCGCGGCAAGCAGTGGATCGCAATAGCCGTCGCGGTGGCCGTCGTCGCGGGCGGCGGCGGCTTCTGGGCCTGGCGGGCTTCCCAGGACACGGAAGCGGCCCCACCCGCGGACAAGGACTCACCATCCGGGCCGGTCACCGGGGGCACCCTCAACTTCGCGGTGTATTCGCCCCAATCGACGCCGGACGTGCATGCCGGCACCAACTACACCGAGGCGATCATCGGTGACAACATCACCGACAAGCTCACTTGGCAAGACCCCGACACAGGCGAAATCACCCCCTGGCTGGCCGAGTCCTGGGAGTACAACGACCACCTGACCGAGTACACCTTTCACCTGCGCGAGGGCGTGACGTTCTCCGACGGCTCGCCTTTCGACGCCGATGCCGTCAAGGCGAATTACGACCAATACGTCTTCGGGGACCCGGCCCTGGACATCCAACCGAACGGGGCGACGCTCTTCCCCGGCTACCAGGGCACCGAGGTGGTGGACGAGCACACCGTCAGGATCCGCTTTGACCGACCCTCCGCGGGTTTCTTGCAGGGCTCGAGTTTCACGGCCAACAACCAACCCGGATTCTTGTCCCTGGCCACGTTGGCGAAGTCGGCCGAGGAGCGCACCAACGCCAAGAACGTGATCGGCACCGGGCCGTTCGTCTACGAGGAATGGGTGGAGAACGTCCGCACGGTGATCGTCAAACGGCCCGACTACAACTGGGCCCCGCCGGCGCTCAAGCGACAGGGTCCGGCCTACTTGGACAAGGTGGTCGTCAACATCCTCCCCGAGGGTTCGGTCAGGACGGGCGCGTTGCGTTCCGGCGAGGTGGACGCCATCCTGGACGTGACGCCCACCGACGAGGGCCCCTTGAGCGACGCCGGTTTCGAGATTGTCGCGCGCCAGGCGTCCGGTTCGACTTACTATCTGAACCTCATCCCCGGCGTGTTCCCCACCGACGACTTGAACGTCCGCAAAGCCGTGCAACTCGGCTGGTCCCGCGAGAACGTCCGCAAGACGGCGCTGAGCGACTCCTACACCGACGGCACGTCAGCGGTTGGCGACACCGTCAACGGATATGTGGACTACAGCGGCACCGCCCTGCGCCACGATCCCGAAGAGGCCAAGCGCCTGCTGGAACAGGCGGGCTGGGAGGAAGGCCCCGACGGCATCCGGGTCAAAGACGGCAAACGGCTCGAGATCAGGCATTTCGGCATCTCCAATGTGGTGCCGGTCAAAGCCAGCCTTGAGTCCATCCAGCAGGACCTGGCCGACATCGGGATCGATTTCCAGGTGAACGTCCTGGCGGGGCCGGACTTCGCGGCCGCCGTGGCGAAAGCCTCGACGGAATACAACGCGGTCTCCCTCAACCGTTCGCGCAACGACATCGCGGTGCTGAACACCCTCTACAACCCGACCATCGACAACGGCGCCTACATCCGCGAGGACTTCGGGGGCTACGCCGATCTGGTGAACACCCTGGGGAAGCTCGAGGAGACCCTCAACGCCAAGGAGAGGAAAGGCTACGCGAAAGACGCCCAGGACAAGCTCGTGGCCGAATACGCCCTGGTGGCGGCGTTGTTCAATCCCGCTCAGGTGATTGCTCAGGCCCCCCACGTCCATGGGATCGCGTTCGACGCGCAGGCGCGCAATCACTTCCGGGACGCCTGGCTCGAGCCGCGCTGAGAACCACAGACCAAGACCAAGAAGAACATCAAACA
This window of the Bifidobacteriaceae bacterium genome carries:
- a CDS encoding ABC transporter substrate-binding protein; this encodes MTETTSSIEQERPSRGKQWIAIAVAVAVVAGGGGFWAWRASQDTEAAPPADKDSPSGPVTGGTLNFAVYSPQSTPDVHAGTNYTEAIIGDNITDKLTWQDPDTGEITPWLAESWEYNDHLTEYTFHLREGVTFSDGSPFDADAVKANYDQYVFGDPALDIQPNGATLFPGYQGTEVVDEHTVRIRFDRPSAGFLQGSSFTANNQPGFLSLATLAKSAEERTNAKNVIGTGPFVYEEWVENVRTVIVKRPDYNWAPPALKRQGPAYLDKVVVNILPEGSVRTGALRSGEVDAILDVTPTDEGPLSDAGFEIVARQASGSTYYLNLIPGVFPTDDLNVRKAVQLGWSRENVRKTALSDSYTDGTSAVGDTVNGYVDYSGTALRHDPEEAKRLLEQAGWEEGPDGIRVKDGKRLEIRHFGISNVVPVKASLESIQQDLADIGIDFQVNVLAGPDFAAAVAKASTEYNAVSLNRSRNDIAVLNTLYNPTIDNGAYIREDFGGYADLVNTLGKLEETLNAKERKGYAKDAQDKLVAEYALVAALFNPAQVIAQAPHVHGIAFDAQARNHFRDAWLEPR
- a CDS encoding ABC transporter ATP-binding protein, with translation MTTSPMALAPAPEAPPQPPPLLAVSGLAVDYRVGRREWVPALRQGDLTVAAGEFVAIVGESGSGKTTLVQAALGLLPANARVRSGRIAFSGVDTTRWRDDRMARVRGNYVGFIPQDPNTSLNPTKRIGRQVAEAVLFNDAARLSAPTRREAALEALRQAGLDRPERVFDQYPHELSGGMKQRVLIAIALAGGPKLILADEPTSALDVTVQKVILDHLERLREALGIGLALVTHDLAVALDRSDRIVVMKDGRVVEQGGRDLILERAASGYTRQLLAATPAWHAGRLRPTLAGTAPRTAGALPPAIRALGLVKRYPLRGKAGGEVRALDGVDFTVQAGAVHAIVGESGAGKSTLAAALVGFTAPDEGLIEIEGRPISGLRRRELREVRRHLQYVFQNPNTSLDPRFTVARLVAEPLQAFGLVKDRARLRDRVRESLHSVALDDSYLDRTPAQLSGGQRQRVAIARALALRPRVIVLDEPVSALDVSVQAQILQLLVDLRAELGLTYVFVSHDIGVVKLLSDQITVMKDGLVVEEGPAQRVLAAPSHSYTRELLDAVPGRHLAKGPGPKADERKDQ